The Osmerus mordax isolate fOsmMor3 chromosome 28, fOsmMor3.pri, whole genome shotgun sequence genome segment TCCCAGACGCCTGGTTCCCCAGACGTTCTCCACACTGCAGGTTCCCAGGAtgttctccacctccatctgacCCGGGCCCTCGGGGCCATGATGGTGGGAGAcagctgtgtgtctctgatCACCCAGAACCTCCAGCAGCAGAACTTGAAACAGAACCTCCAGCAGGAGAACTTCAAACAGAACCTCCAGCAGGAGAACTTTAAACAGAACCTCAAACGCAACCTCAAACAGCAGAACTTTAAACAGAACCACCAGGCTGAGGAGGACAAGTGTTATGTGTTTGTCAGCAGAACAGCGGTAAGTGTCATTCAGATCTGAAGCcgaagtttttttttgtttttttttggttggttggttggttgtttGGTTCTTCAGGTTGTCTCCAGTTGACCTTGGTTCTCCTGTCGTTAACCCACGTAGATTTCTCTCTGACCTGAGATTTGTGAACTTCCTCAGGGCTGCTTGCTGCTACTGGTCTTCATGCTACACTTCCAGGTGATGTCATCGTCCTGGAGCCCCACCCACCTCTACTGTGGACTGCTTGGAGCCTGCCTCTGGACAGGAAACTCCATATTAGGCTACATCAGCTCCAAACACCTGGACATTGACCCCGTCAGCTAATCCTGTCTATCAGCGATGACCTCTGATGGTGGTCAGTTGTGTCTCTATGACAAAAGTACTCTGCGGACTACAAGCCCACGTGACTGTCTGAAGAGAATAAGGTTAAGGATGAGAACAGCTGTGTAGTCCTACATATACatttgtaaatgtgtaaatattgtctttttttcttaacaCATTTTGAAACGTGTTTAACATGCTGTGAATTTTGTTTGCTGTTGTGCATACCATTATGATTGTTCTGACTTTAGTAATAAACAGTATTACTAAATAGCCGTTTCTCTGTGTATTAAAAGATTGAGTTCATAACAAGCCAACGTTTGCTGCAATATTTGAGGTATTCAAAGAAAAAAGGTAATTGATGTAACCTAGGACACTGCAGGAGCCTCTAACTTTACCTGTAGTCTACACATGACACATGTCGCTATGGAGAAGTATTAAGGAAATCTAGCGAAAAAGTCGCAACAGTGCTTTTTTTACGTTGGTGTCAAACGTGGTTCTTggtgtcgcaaagtatgacgtcaAAAGCTGGTTGTTAGCGTTTCCGAGCCTCGGACAAAGAGGATGCTCTTTTCTATTAGCCTCGGAGTAAATAGCAAGAGTCGAGTCTCATGTTTCCAATTATGTTAGATTTAGTCACTAGCAACTAAAAATAGAATAGTAACCTGCAACAAGTCTGCTTACTTTCAGCTTCTTTGGCAATCTCCGTTTTTGTTTCTGAGCAAAATAACGTTCACTGATTTGTGAATGCCTTCACGTTTGCCTTTCTTAGTGTTCAAGCATTCCCAATGTTTAAATATTATAGAAGTAGGCTATGTTAGATCTGTAATTGGACTTCCGTGTTGACAAAGCTGCAGAACTTTGGATTTCAATTGGTTATACCCAAGCCTTCTCTGCAGCGACAGTGTGGATCCTGTGAAACAAGTTTTCTGATGAAGAGGCATGGTAGGAAGCACAAATGGATATGACAAATTGATGCGGCATTGAATGAAGGTCAATTAAAAGACAACAATGTCCAGTTTCAAAGAAATCAAGACCGCGGCGGAGGAGGCAGAACATGCCCTGACAGTGGATTATCACATAAAAAGCAGCAATTTAGATTCAAACTTTGGAAAAGCTCTTGATTCAAGTGATATGACTCTTAATCTAGAGTCTAAATTAGTTTCCGACTGTGTGAATAAACGGTGTTGTATAAAACTCGAAAGGCTTCCCCTTGGTAAGCAAGCAAGAGAAAGCAACAGAACTACATTTAAAAATGATCCAACTGAATGCTTTGATGACTTCTTGGAGGACTTTATAAATCAAAGCACTACTGAAGAACCACAACAGCTGAATAAGACAGTGGCTGAGGTCTTAATCTTAACAAACTGTgcagaaggaaagggagaacaGTTTTGTCAGACTGTAATGTACAAACTCATTAAGGTCTCAAATGAAGAAAATACAGACACCCCTAACAATCTCCCTGAAACATCTGAGCCAAGAGACGGCTGTGAAAAGGAAGGGTGTGACATTGTTCCAAAAAAGAACCACACAAAAATCCAAggtggagatagagaaaggaaTCACCGTTGCCATATCTGTGGTAGAAGCTATATCCGTAAGGATAGCCTCAATGACCACCTGAGAACTCACGGAGCAGAAAGACCCTACGACTGTCCAGAATGTGGCTCAGCTTTCCACTTTAAATCCGGACTAAAACAACACATGAGGACTCACAGTGACGTCAGGCCGTACGCGTGTGACACGTGTGGGCAAACCTTCAACTCTTCTGGGAAGTTGTCACAGC includes the following:
- the LOC136938270 gene encoding uncharacterized protein, with amino-acid sequence MTQLRSGFSPQHQNTLFSRSGSQNQSHDNSLLQNQITGWQAIQNQRFVNCKTQNGSTSSGIQHQNQYSSQKFFLQMDVVALLVFGLLWLTCPDWLLCSQTPGSPDVLHTAGSQDVLHLHLTRALGAMMVGDSCVSLITQNLQQQNLKQNLQQENFKQNLQQENFKQNLKRNLKQQNFKQNHQAEEDKCYVFVSRTAGCLLLLVFMLHFQVMSSSWSPTHLYCGLLGACLWTGNSILGYISSKHLDIDPVS